A single Henriciella sp. AS95 DNA region contains:
- a CDS encoding glycosyltransferase family 2 protein: MSGPFTTAIVVSYRTGPRLHECLYALAYDPAVSKLIVVDNGNPEDETAWLRAFAEKRDHVTLVEPGANLGFGAGVNLAARDALEGDLLIINPDAVLKRGSIEAMRTAAKGLDQPWIIGGKIFDERGTELRGPRRRKLTLFRAMTRYIGWNTWTLEHTAPPDGPVPMDVVSGALMFISKSGFDQLNGFDEDYFLHVEDVDICRRAWDAGGCVRYCPTAGALHYGSTSEAPSKTVARHKANSLILYFRKFASNPFEKVLINLLAPVIRMGAQARTKD; this comes from the coding sequence ATGAGCGGCCCTTTCACCACGGCAATCGTCGTCTCTTATAGGACCGGTCCGCGCCTGCACGAATGCCTTTACGCGCTCGCCTATGATCCTGCTGTTTCGAAACTCATCGTGGTCGACAACGGAAACCCGGAAGACGAAACAGCATGGCTGCGCGCCTTTGCCGAAAAGCGTGACCACGTCACTTTAGTTGAGCCTGGCGCAAATCTTGGCTTCGGCGCCGGCGTGAACCTCGCCGCAAGAGACGCGCTGGAGGGAGACCTTCTGATCATCAATCCCGATGCCGTGTTAAAGCGCGGCTCGATTGAGGCGATGCGCACAGCCGCAAAGGGGCTCGACCAGCCGTGGATCATTGGCGGAAAGATCTTCGATGAGCGCGGCACGGAGCTTCGCGGCCCGCGAAGGCGGAAGCTGACCCTGTTTCGCGCGATGACGCGCTATATCGGCTGGAACACCTGGACGCTGGAGCACACTGCGCCGCCTGATGGTCCGGTACCGATGGACGTGGTTTCAGGCGCGCTGATGTTCATCAGCAAATCCGGCTTCGACCAGCTCAACGGTTTCGATGAAGACTATTTCCTGCATGTCGAGGATGTTGATATCTGCCGCAGGGCCTGGGACGCCGGAGGCTGCGTCAGATACTGCCCAACGGCTGGCGCGCTCCATTATGGCAGCACGTCGGAAGCGCCATCAAAAACCGTGGCGAGGCACAAAGCGAACAGCCTTATCCTTTATTTTCGCAAATTCGCGTCAAACCCATTCGAGAAGGTGCTGATCAACCTGCTCGCCCCGGTGATCCGCATGGGCGCGCAGGCACGGACAAAAGACTAG
- a CDS encoding DUF4340 domain-containing protein yields MSLALDKRRRVTIQRLSIVAATLWVGLILMSLFAPSTNDISPRTGDPVLKNFSAVRGDTGSIKVTMADESYTLERRGNDWVMAETGGYPVRTDRLNTLAEGLETLSWGERRTDNPERMERLGLGDPREGGNGVLVQVFATNGALTAEMITGRRGDRLYARDAAETVAFRADGELPPLYTRQAWLDLDIVDVEESAISAVRLTDARGRSMYLTREPGGGPRSFTPAPPHQHDRLRSRLAASTTALAISRLSPIDVKPEADLTSRAVARHITETYDGLEIDLRAWKEPDGYWVTLRAVEAGDAARRAQTINDRAEGWAFKLTEYDWQEFAPRVSSIVIKADPPQAIDGPPPITSDFQP; encoded by the coding sequence ATGAGCCTCGCTCTCGATAAACGTCGCCGGGTTACCATCCAGCGCTTGTCCATCGTCGCCGCGACGCTTTGGGTGGGGCTGATCCTGATGAGCCTGTTTGCGCCAAGTACGAATGATATCAGCCCGCGCACGGGCGACCCGGTCCTGAAGAACTTCTCGGCTGTGCGCGGTGATACCGGATCCATCAAGGTCACTATGGCTGATGAAAGCTACACGCTGGAGCGGCGCGGCAATGATTGGGTGATGGCGGAAACCGGCGGATACCCCGTGCGCACGGACCGGCTGAATACGCTCGCTGAGGGGCTTGAAACGCTGAGCTGGGGCGAACGGCGCACAGACAATCCAGAACGTATGGAGCGGCTTGGTCTTGGCGACCCGCGCGAAGGCGGCAATGGCGTACTGGTGCAGGTTTTCGCGACGAATGGCGCCCTGACGGCGGAAATGATTACAGGCCGGCGCGGCGACCGGCTCTATGCGCGCGATGCCGCCGAGACGGTTGCTTTCCGCGCAGACGGTGAATTGCCGCCTCTCTATACCCGCCAGGCCTGGCTCGACCTCGACATTGTTGATGTTGAAGAGAGCGCGATTTCTGCGGTGCGGCTCACCGATGCGCGGGGTCGGTCCATGTACCTGACCCGGGAGCCGGGCGGTGGCCCACGCAGCTTCACGCCAGCACCGCCGCATCAGCATGACCGGTTGCGCAGCCGCCTTGCTGCGTCGACGACGGCGCTGGCGATTTCCCGTCTGTCACCGATTGATGTCAAACCCGAAGCCGACCTCACAAGCCGGGCCGTGGCGCGCCACATTACCGAGACCTATGACGGCCTCGAAATCGATCTGCGCGCCTGGAAGGAGCCCGATGGGTATTGGGTGACCCTGCGGGCTGTAGAGGCGGGCGACGCGGCCCGGCGGGCCCAGACGATCAATGATCGGGCGGAAGGCTGGGCCTTCAAGCTGACCGAATATGACTGGCAGGAATTTGCGCCGCGCGTGTCCAGTATCGTGATAAAGGCCGATCCGCCTCAAGCCATTGATGGTCCGCCGCCAATTACCTCGGACTTCCAGCCCTGA
- a CDS encoding O-antigen ligase family protein, with the protein MTIPRGISYAVVLAAAFILWTPVALAGTQGFSALLGLAAIPAVLFAPLKKVNKITIAVALIALWATVSSAWSEESSAIVGGTLTKGTFNIGAAAIRIALTALAGVLVISAALRIKPSGDRIALFVMLGCLIIHAAWTLAMAFAPDWILSLYAPFSDVEKEAPQNMLRSTNAFLLGLPILLGAVCALPDKVHLPSIVAILLASVIVFVMIGSDVAWIGVVLVAVAIGLVIVAARTGFKVLFASISAFIFLSPLVLGVGGAAISNAGVPLPSSVQSRVWAWQLTTEKIAERPITGHGIEASKEWRETFGDRPVLLKQMVARTGIDDGRWSVYRILPGHPHNMGLQIWAETGLIGVMLSIGLLLLIGWSLPAPASMPLSSRIATASLTAASFALFSLSYSVWNEAFWATVVLAAAGVILLHKRVGEP; encoded by the coding sequence ATGACCATACCCCGCGGTATCAGCTACGCTGTCGTGCTGGCCGCGGCGTTTATCCTCTGGACCCCTGTGGCCCTGGCGGGCACGCAGGGGTTCTCGGCCCTGCTGGGCCTTGCGGCGATCCCCGCCGTACTCTTCGCGCCGCTCAAGAAGGTCAACAAGATCACAATCGCCGTCGCTCTGATCGCGCTCTGGGCGACAGTGTCGAGTGCGTGGTCGGAGGAAAGCTCTGCAATTGTCGGCGGCACGCTGACAAAAGGGACATTCAACATCGGCGCGGCAGCAATCCGTATCGCGCTGACGGCGCTGGCGGGCGTCCTCGTCATCTCGGCAGCGCTTCGCATCAAGCCGTCGGGCGACCGCATCGCCCTTTTTGTGATGCTCGGGTGCCTCATCATCCACGCCGCCTGGACGCTCGCCATGGCTTTTGCGCCGGACTGGATTCTCAGCCTTTATGCGCCGTTCAGCGATGTCGAGAAGGAAGCGCCCCAGAACATGCTGCGCAGTACGAATGCCTTCCTGCTCGGCCTGCCCATACTGCTTGGTGCGGTGTGTGCGCTGCCGGACAAGGTGCATCTGCCCAGCATTGTCGCCATTCTTCTGGCCTCCGTCATCGTCTTTGTCATGATCGGGTCTGATGTCGCCTGGATTGGAGTCGTGCTTGTTGCCGTCGCGATCGGCCTGGTGATCGTCGCTGCTCGAACCGGTTTCAAAGTCCTCTTCGCTTCTATTTCGGCCTTCATATTTCTCTCGCCGCTAGTGCTCGGCGTCGGGGGCGCAGCCATCTCGAATGCGGGCGTTCCATTGCCGTCTTCAGTCCAGTCTCGCGTCTGGGCGTGGCAGCTCACGACAGAAAAGATTGCCGAACGACCGATCACCGGCCACGGGATCGAAGCGTCCAAGGAATGGCGCGAAACCTTCGGCGACCGCCCCGTCCTCTTGAAACAGATGGTGGCGCGAACCGGCATCGATGACGGTCGCTGGAGTGTCTATCGCATCCTGCCGGGCCACCCGCACAATATGGGCCTTCAGATCTGGGCCGAGACAGGCCTCATCGGGGTGATGCTCAGCATTGGCCTGCTCCTTCTCATCGGCTGGAGCTTGCCAGCACCCGCGTCTATGCCCCTTTCGAGCCGCATAGCCACCGCGTCTCTCACGGCTGCGTCCTTCGCCTTGTTCAGCCTGTCCTACAGCGTGTGGAACGAAGCGTTCTGGGCGACAGTTGTTCTGGCTGCAGCGGGTGTCATCCTGTTGCACAAGCGTGTTGGCGAGCCATGA